From a single Callithrix jacchus isolate 240 chromosome 5, calJac240_pri, whole genome shotgun sequence genomic region:
- the BRCA1 gene encoding breast cancer type 1 susceptibility protein isoform X19, translating into MDLSAVHVEEVQNVLNAMQKILECPICLELIKEPVSTKCDHIFCKFCMLKLLNQKKGPSQCPLCKNDITKRSLQESTRFSQLVEELLKIIHAFELDTGLQFANSYNFAKKENNSPEHLKDEFSIIQSMGYRNRAKRLRQSEPQNPTLQETNLSVQLSNPGIVRSLRTKQWIQPQNKSVYIDLGSDSSEDTINKKTYCSVGDQELLQITPQGTRDETSLDSAKKAPCEFSEKDITNTEHHQSSSNNLNTTEKHATERHPEKYQSSSVSNLHVEPCGTNTHASSLWHENSSLLLTKDRLNVEKAEFCNKSKQPGLARSQHNRWAESEETCNDRQTPSTEKKVDLDADPLHGRKEWNEQKPPCSEKPRDDTEDVAWLTLNSSIQKVNEWFSRSDELLTSDDSHDEGSESNAKVAEALEVLNEVDGYSSSSEKIDLLASDPHDALICKSERVHCKSVESSIEDKIFGKTYRRKASLPNLSHVTENLIIGAFVTEPQITQEHPLTNKLKRKRRVTSGLHPEDFIKKADLAVQKTPEKINQGTNQMERNDQVMNITNSGHENKTKGDSIQNENNPNPVESLEKESFRSKAEPISSSISNMELELNIHNSKASKKNRLRRKSSTRHIHELELVVSRNLSPPNYTEVQIDSCSSSEELKKKNYNQMPVRHSRKLQLMEDKERSTGAKKSSKSNEQSKRHASDTFPELRLTNIPDSFTNCSNTNELKEFVNPSLPREEKEKLETVKLSNDAKDPNDLMLSGESVLQIERSVESSSISLVPGTDYGTQESISLLEVSTLGKAKTEPNKCVSQCAAFENPKELIHGGSKDTRNGTEGFKYPLGPEVNYSQETSIDMEESELDTQYLQNTFKVSKRQSFALFSNPGNPEKECATFSAHSGPLKKQSPKVTLECEQKEENQGEKESNSEPVETVNITAGFPMVCQKDKPVDYAKGIEGGSGLCLSSQFRGNETGLIIPNKHGLLQNPYHIPPLIPTRSFVKTKYKKNLLEENSEEHSMSPERAMGNKNIIPSTVSTISHNNRENAFKETSSSSINEVGSSTNEVGSSINEVGSSDENIQAEIGRNRRPKLNAMLRLELLQPEMYKQSLPISNCKHPDTKKQEHEVVQTVNTDLSPCLISDNVEQHMGSSHTCQVCSETPEDLLDDGEIKEDTSFAEYGIKETSAVFSKSVQRGELSRSPSPFTHTHLAQVYQRGAKKLESSEENLSSEEEELPCFQHLLFGKVSNTPQSTRHNTVAIECLSKNTQENLLSLKSSLNDCSNQVILAKASQEHHLSEETKCSGSLFSSQCSELEDLTTNTNTQDPFLIDSSKQKRHQSESQGVGLSDKELDSDDEERGIDLEEDNQEEQSMDSNLGEAAFGYESETSITEDCSGLSSQSDILTTQQRDTMQDNLIKLQQEMAELEAVLEQHGSQPSHSSPSVITVSSAPEDLQNPEQSTSEKAVLTSQKSSEYPISQNPEGLSADKFEESSDSSTNKNKEPGVERGSRVWLCCPRGSAVEQSQLTATSASQVQAFLLLQPPE; encoded by the exons AAGCCTACAGGAAAGTACAAGATTTAGTCAACTTGTTGAAGAACTATTGAAAATCATTCACGCTTTTGAGCTTGACACGGGTTTGCAGT TTGCAAACAGTTATAATTTtgccaaaaaggaaaataactctCCTGAACATCTAAAAGATGAATTTTCTATCATCCAAAGTATGGGCTACAGAAATCGTGCCAAAAGACTTCGACAGAGTGAACCCCAAAATCCTACCTTG CAGGAAACCAATCTCAGTGTCCAGCTCTCTAACCCTGGAATTGTGAGATCTCTGAGGACAAAGCAGTGGATACAACCTCAAAATAAGTCTGTCTACATTGACTTGG GATCTGATTCTTCTGAAGATACAATTAATAAGAAAACTTACTGCAG TGTGGGAGATCAAGAATTGTTACAAATCACCCCTCAAGGAACCAGGGATGAAACCAGTTTGGATTCTGCAAAAAAGG cTCCTTGTGAGTTTTCTGAGAAGGATATAACAAATACTGAACATCATCAATCCAGTAGTAACAATTTGAACACCACTGAGAAGCATGCAACTGAGAGGCATCCAGAAAAGTATCAGAGTAGTTCTGTTTCAAACTTGCATGTGGAGCCATGTGGCACAAATACTCATGCCAGCTCATTATGGCATGAGAACAGCAGTTTATTACTCACTAAAGACAGACTGAATGTAGAAAAGGCTGAATTCTGTAATAAAAGCAAACAGCCTGGCTTAGCAAGGAGCCAACATAACAGATGGGCTGAAAGTGAGGAAACGTGTAATGATAGGCAGACTCCCAGCACAGAGAAAAAGGTAGATCTGGATGCTGATCCCCTGCATGGGAGAAAAGAATGGAATGAGCAGAAACCTCCATGCTCTGAGAAGCCTAGAGATGATACTGAAGATGTTGCTTGGTTAACACTAAATAGCAGCATTCAGAAAGTTAATGAGTGGTTTTCCAGAAGTGATGAACTGTTAACTTCTGATGACTCACATGACGAGGGGTCTGAATCAAATGCCAAAGTAGCTGAAGCATTGGAAGTTCTAAATGAAGTAGATGGATATTCTAGTTCTTCAGAAAAAATAGACTTACTGGCCAGTGATCCTCATGATGCTTTAATATGTAAAAGTGAAAGAGTTCATTGCAAATCAGTAGAGAGTAGTattgaagataaaatatttgggaaaacctATCGGAGGAAGGCAAGCCTCCCGAATTTGAGCCATGTAACTGAAAATCTAATTATAGGAGCATTTGTTACTGAACCACAGATAACACAAGAGCATCCTCTCACAAATAAATTAAAGCGTAAAAGGAGAGTTACATCAGGACTTCATCCTGAGGATTTTATCAAGAAAGCAGATTTGGCAGTTCAAAAGACTCCTGAAAAGATAAATCAGGGAACTAACCAAATGGAGCGGAATGATCAAGTGATGAATATTACTAACAGTGGCCATGAGAATAAAACAAAAGGTGATTCTATTCAGAATGAGAACAATCCTAACCCAGTAGAATCACTGGAAAAAGAATCTTTCAGAAGTAAAGCTGAACCTATAAGCAGTAGTATAAGCAATATGGAACTAGAATTAAATATCCACAATTCCAAAGCATCTAAAAAgaataggctgaggaggaagtcTTCTACCAGGCATATTCATGAGCTTGAATTAGTAGTCAGTAGAAATCTAAGCCCACCTAATTATACTGAAGTACAAATTGATAGTTGTTCTAGCAGTgaagagctaaagaaaaaaaattacaaccaaATGCCAGTCAGGCACAGCAGAAAGCTACAACTCATGGAAGATAAAGAACGTTCAACTGGAGCCAAAAAGAGTAGCAAGTCAAATGAACAAAGTAAAAGACATGCCAGTGATACTTTCCCAGAACTGAGGTTAACAAACATACCTGATTCTTTTACTAACTGTTCAAATACTAATGAACTTAAAGAATTTGTCAATCCTAGCCTtccaagagaagaaaaagagaaactagaAACAGTTAAACTGTCTAATGATGCCAAAGACCCCAATGATCTCATGTTAAGTGGAGAAAGTGTTTTGCAAATTGAAAGATCTGTAGAGAGTAGCAGTATTTCATTGGTACCTGGTACTGATTATGGCACTCAGGAAAGTATCTCATTACTGGAAGTTAGCACTCTAGGGAAGgcaaaaacagaaccaaataaaTGTGTGAGTCAGTGTGCAGCATTTGAAAACCCCAAGGAACTAATTCATGGTGGTTCTAAAGATACTAGAAATGGCACAGAAGGCTTTAAGTATCCATTGGGACCTGAAGTTAACTACAGTCAGGAAACAAGCATAGATATGGAAGAAAGTGAACTTGATACTCAATATTTGCAGAATACATTCAAGGTTTCAAAGCGCCAGTCATTTGCTCTGTTTTCAAATCCAGGAAATCCAGAAAAGGAATGTGCAACATTCTCTGCCCACTCTGGACCCTTAAAGAAACAAAGTCCAAAGGTCACTCTTGAATgtgaacaaaaggaagaaaatcaaggaGAGAAAGAGTCTAATAGCGAGCCTGTAGAGACAGTTAACATCACTGCAGGCTTTCCTATGGTTTGTCAGAAAGATAAGCCAGTTGATTATGCCAAAGGTATTGAAGGAGGCTCTGGGCTTTGTCTATCATCTCAGTTCAGAGGCAATGAAACTGGACTCATTATTCCAAATAAACATGGACTTTTACAAAACCCATATCATATACCACCACTTATTCCCACCAGGTCATTCGTTAAAactaaatataagaaaaaccTGCTAGAGGAAAACTCTGAAGAACATTCAATGTCACCTGAAAGAGCAATGGGAAACAAGAACATCATTCCAAGTACAGTGAGCACAATTAGCCACAATAAcagagaaaatgcttttaaagaaaCCAGCTCAAGCAGTATTAATGAAGTAGGTTCCAGTACTAATGAAGTAGGCTCCAGTATTAATGAAGTAGGTTCCAGTGATGAAAACATTCAAGCAGAGATAGGTAGAAACAGAAGGCCAAAATTGAATGCTATGCTTAGATTAGAGCTTTTGCAACCTGAGATGTATAAGCAAAGTCTTCCTATAAGTAATTGTAAACATCCTGACACTAAAAAGCAAGAACATGAAGTAGTTCAGACTGTTAATACAGACCTCTCTCCATGTCTGATTTCAGATAACGTAGAACAGCATATGGGAAGCAGTCATACATGTCAGGTTTGTTCTGAGACACCTGAGGACCTGTTAGATGATGGTGAAATAAAGGAAGATACTAGTTTTGCTGAATATGGCATTAAGGAAACTTCTGCTGTTTTTAGCAAAAGTGTCCAGAGAGGAGAGCTCAGCAGGAGCCCTAGCCCTTTCACCCATACGCATTTGGCTCAGGTTTACCAAAGAGGGGCCAAGAAATTAGAGTCCTCGGAAGAGAACTTATCTAGTGAGGAAGAAGAGCTTCCCTGcttccaacacttgttatttggTAAAGTAAGCAATACACCTCAGTCTACCAGGCATAACACTGTTGCTATTGAGTGCCTGTCTAAGAACACACAGGAGAATTTATTATCATTGAAGAGTAGCTTAAATGACTGCAGTAACCAGGTAATATTGGCAAAGGCATCCCAGGAACATCACCTTAGTGAGGAAACAAAATGTTCTGGTAGCTTGTTTTCTTCACAGTGCAGTGAACTGGAAGACTTGACTACAAATACAAACACCCAGGATCCTTTCTTGATTGATTCTTCCAAACAAAAGAGGCATCAGTCTGAAAGCCAGGGAGTTGGTCTGAGTGACAAGGAATTGGATTCAGATGATGAAGAAAGGGGAATAGACTTGGAAGAAGATAATCAAGAAGAGCAAAGTATGGATTCGAACTTAG GTGAAGCAGCATTTGGGTATGAGAGTGAAACAAGCATCACTGAAGACTGCTCAGGGCTATCCTCTCAGAGTGATATTTTAACCACTCAG CAGAGGGATACCATGCAAGACAATCTGATAAAGCTCCAGCAGGAAATGGCTGAACTAGAAGCTGTGTTAGAACAGCATGGGAGCCAGCCTTCTCACAGCTCCCCTTCCGTCATAACTGTCTCTTCTGCCCCTGAGGACCTTCAAAATCCAGAACAAAGCACATCAGAAAAAG